A window of Pedococcus badiiscoriae genomic DNA:
CGATGTCCTGGGTCTCGGTCGGGTGCTGCGTCGAGCACTGGACGAAGATCTGGCCGTTCTCGTCGACGAGTGCGATCGAGCAGTGCGTCTCGAGGTAGAAGTGCTCCTGCCCCGCGAACTCGAACTCGCCGCTGAAGACGTGGGCCGCGCCGGCGAACCCGGCCTCGATGTCGCCACGCTCCATGTGCGGCTGCCCGCCCTGGAAGCTCCCGGCCTCGATCGCCTCTCGGACGGTCACCAGGGACGGCAGTGGCTCGTAGTCGACCTCGACCGCGAGCGAGCCCAGCCGGGCGGCCTCCAGGGTCTCGCCGAGCACCCAGCACACGGCGTGACCGAAGAACATGACCTCGGAGGGGAACAGCGGCTCGTCGTGCTTCACCCCGGCGTCGTTGACGCCCGGCACGTCGTCGGCCGTGAGCACGCGCACCACGCCCGGCACGTCGAGCGCCGGAGCGGTGAGGAGCCGGGTGACCCGGGCGTGCGCGTGGGGCGCCTGCACGGGGTGGGCGTGGAGGATGCCGTGCGTGCGGACCGCGAGGTCGTCGGTGTAGAGCGCCTCGCCGGTCACGTGCAGCGATGCGGCCTCGTGCGGGATCTCCTGCCCGACAACAGGATTGGCGGGGCGTTCGGACAGGGCGCTCATGCTCCGACCTCCTGCTGCAGCGCGGTCTCGGCACGGAGCTTGAGGAGCGCGGTCCCCAGTGTCGCCGCGCGGTATGCCGCGCTGGCACGGTGGTCGTCCATCGGCGTGCCTTCCCCGCGCATCACCGCCGCAGCCTCGCGAACGACCTCGGCGCTCCACGCCCGGCCCTCGAGCGCGGCCTCGGTGGCCAGAGCCCGGATGGGGGTGGCGGCAACGCCGCCGAGGCCGATCCGGGCCTTGGCCACGACGCCGTCAGCCAGGTCGAGGGCGAAGCCGACCGCCACGCTGGAGATGTCGTCGAAGCGACGCTTGGCGATCTTGTGGAAGGCCGTGACCTCGCTGAGCGGCAACGGGATCCGCACCGCGCGGATCAGCTCACCTTCGCGCTTGACGGTCTGGCGGTAGCCGGTGAAGTAGTCGGCCAGCGGCACCTCGCGCTCGCCGTCGGCCGAGGCGAGCACCACGACGGCCTCGAGGGCGAGCAGGGCCGGCGGCGTGTCACCGATCGGTGAGCCGGTGCCGAGGTTGCCGCCGATGGTCGCGCCGTTGCGGATCAGGCGGGAGGCGAACTGCGGGAACATCTGGTCCAGCAACGGGATCCGGCCGGCCAGGCCCCACTCGGCCTCACTGAGGCTGAGGGCGGCGCCGATCTCGATGCTGTCCTCGCCGAGGTCGAGCGTGCGAAGCTCGGGCAGGCGGTCGATGCCGATGGCGAAGGGGGTGCGCGCGCCGCGGAGGTTGACCTCGACCCCCCAGTCGGTCGACCCGGCCACCAGGACGGCGTCGGGGTGCTCGGCCAGCAGGGCCAGTGCCTCAGCGAGGTCGCCCGGCCGCGCGAACGTGCCGGTCGCGCCGTCGAGTCGGGTGGCGCGGGCGGCGGGCGGTGCGGCAGCCAGCCGCGCGGCATAC
This region includes:
- a CDS encoding xanthine dehydrogenase small subunit, with the translated sequence MAAANTHRVSEQGVNGHGVTVNGAPRALDGTDPSTTTLDWLRAQGLTGAKEGCAEGECGACSIMVARPTEGSGTQWTAINACLVPVAALDGQEVVTSEGLGRPDSLHPVQREMAVRGGSQCGYCTPGFVCSMAAEYYREGRCAPSAAPSAAVPDPSQNGHEPAATANAPGRDADSEQPDHEHGPNGFDLHALSGNLCRCTGYRPIRDAAYALRQPAADDPYAARLAAAPPAARATRLDGATGTFARPGDLAEALALLAEHPDAVLVAGSTDWGVEVNLRGARTPFAIGIDRLPELRTLDLGEDSIEIGAALSLSEAEWGLAGRIPLLDQMFPQFASRLIRNGATIGGNLGTGSPIGDTPPALLALEAVVVLASADGEREVPLADYFTGYRQTVKREGELIRAVRIPLPLSEVTAFHKIAKRRFDDISSVAVGFALDLADGVVAKARIGLGGVAATPIRALATEAALEGRAWSAEVVREAAAVMRGEGTPMDDHRASAAYRAATLGTALLKLRAETALQQEVGA